GCCGCTGACGATATCTTGATGGTCCATGTGGGGGAGAATCCTGTGGGCTTGTGGTCTGGCGCCAACATCGGAGCTTCCGCGCGGCGGTTCAAGCCCTGCCGCGCATCCCCGCCGCCTTTGACGCGCGGTCAGTCGCGCGGCGCAGGCTCGAGCGCGACCGCCTTCTCCACGATCGCGGCCACCGGCGTGCCCGCCGGGATGGCGGCGCTACGGCCGGTGAAGCCGGGCGTCAGCAGGACCATGCCGACGACGGCGCCTGGATCGACCTCGCCTTTCTCCGCAGCGTCGCCCGTGAGCCGCACGACGCGGCCGCCGACCTCGAGATAGAGCGGGCGCAGGGTGAGCTTGCCCGACATGCCCATCGCCCCCTTGGCGCGCGCGTCGGCGATCTGGCCGACCGCCTCGGTGTCCGCGGGGATCGCCACGCGGCCGTCGATCACCACGTCATGCGCCGTGCGCAGCGGGACCATGTCGCCCTTGACGTGGGTCTTGCTCGAAAGCGGCGTCGTCGTGACCAGCGGAACAATGGTGCCGATCGGGAGCATGATCGGCTGCCCCGCGAGCGCCGGCGCCGCCACGGCGGCCAGCAAAGCGCCGGCGATGCGCAGCCCGGTCATTGCTGCACCGGCGCGGCCGGAGCCTCCCCTGCGGCTGCGGCCACCCGGCGCGCGGGACCGGAGGACAGATCGAGCAGGACATCCTCGCCGATGAAGCCGGCCAGGATCTCGCCGGCCTTGATCTTGGCATTGTTGCCGCGGTGGAAGAATCCGGCGACGCCTGCGAACAGGATCGCGACGCCCGCCGAACCCGCGCCGGTGCCCTTCGCGCTCATCTCGCCCTCGAGCGGAATGTCGGCCTCGCCGAGACGGATACGGAGCAGGCGCGCGGTCATCTTTCCGGATTTTCCCAAACCTCCGGAATCGCTGGCGGAGATGACCTCGCCGAACGCTGGGGTGCCGACCGGGATGACGACCTGCCCGTCCACCGTCACCGCCCGGTTCACGCGCAGCTTGAACACCGTTCCCGGAGTGACGTCGGCCGTGCTGACTTCCGCCACGGCCATCAGCTCGACCGGCGTGTCCTGCGCGAGCCTGACGGTGCGCACGGGCGGGGCCGCGGGCGCCTCGGCCACGACCTCGGCGGCCGCGTCGACGGAGTCACCCGGAACGACCTCGCGGCCGTCCGAAACAGCGGCCGCCTGGACGGCCGCGAAATATAGCAGGATCATGCTCCCCCTCCCCCTTGAAAGAAGCATCGTGCATTTTTCAGCCCAGGCCCGCAAGTCATTGCGTACGCATGAGACTTCGTTCAATAAATGAGCGCGGCCGGCCCAGTGCGCCGGCCCATAAGGGGGTATATGAAAATCATTCATTCGGTAATTCTGGCCGCCATTCTGACGACGGGCGCCGCGTCCACCGCCGTTGCCAAGGACAAGCCCGCCAAGGCGTTCGTAATCGTCAACGAGGATGTCGGCGTTCCGGTCTTCCCGTACGACATCACCGACCGTCCCTACACCGTCGTCGGCGAGGTCAAGGCCGGCGTCCGCAAGGCGACCGTCTTCAGCAAGGAAGCCTCGCAGGAAAAGATCTATCGCGAGCTCTGGGAGCGCGCCGAAAAGCTCGACGCCGACGCCGTGATCAACGCTAAATATGGCGATTCCCACGTCTCGGCATTCAGCTGGGGCAAGACCAATGCCACCGGCACCGCAGTGAAGTTCACCGGCCCTGCAACCACGCCGGCAGCGGAGACTCCGGCTCCGGCGCAGCCGCAGACCGAGCAGTAAGGACCGCGGGCCGCCCGGGATCTCGCATCCCGGGCGGCCCCCTCACAAAAGAGGCGAGGCCTCGCGGAGCAACCGGCGGGTAACCCGCGACAGGTCTTGCGGCAGTTCGCCGAGCGGAAATTCTCTCACCTCTGCGACTTCGAGCGACCAGCGCGGCGCATAGTGGACGTCGCGGACCACGAACAAAGACGATCGGTCCTTCTTGAAATCGGGATAATGGTCGAAGGCCGTGACCAGCTCGACCGCGCCATGCGCCGTCAGCCCGATCTCCTCGCGGAGCTCCCGCAGCACCGCTTCGCGCGGATCCTCGCCGCGCTTCAGCCCGCCCCCGGGGAGCCGCCAGCCGCGGGCATAGCTCAAGGTCACGAGCACCACGTTTCCGGCCGGGGTGAGCGCGACGGCATGCACGCCGGCCGTCTCGGGCCGGGTGACGGACCAGACCAGGCGCCGGCCGCGATGCAGCCAACGGACGCCCCAATGGAGGACCTGCCGCACCGCCTTGAGCACCCGAACGCCGCCTTCCTAAGAGGCGGAGGGGCCCGTGGAGACCCTCCCCTTCGCTTCCGCCTACATCTTCACCGAGACGCGGACATAGCCGAACTGGCCGGGCACGTCATAGGTGGTCGGGTCCATATTGTTGAGGCCGCAGCTGATGCAGGGCGGCGGATCCTTGTCGAACAGATTGTTGACGCCGACCGCGACGCCGAACCTTTCGCCCCAGAAGCCGGGCGTCCAGCGCAACTGGATATCGGTGTAGAAGCGGCTGCCGAGCTTGTTGTCGTCGGCCTCGCTTTCCTTGACGCTGCTGATGTAGCGGCCGGTCAGCGAGGCGCCGAAATCGCCCAGGGTCCAGTCGAAGATCCCGGTCGCCTTATATTTCGGGAAGGCCTGATCGGGGCTGCCCTGCTCGGTGCCCTCCCGCTCGATCTCGGTCACGCCCTCGGTCGCCGGGACGATGACCGTGTAATTGAACAGAAAGGTGTTGGTCCAGAACAGGCCGAACGTGCCCGCGCCCGTCTCCGGGGTGCGATAGTTCAGCGTGACATCGAGGCCGTTGGTCTCGATGCCGGCAATGTTCTGGAGGAGGCCGCTAATCTGCGAGACCGATCCCGAGCCCGTGCGGCTGATCGCGGCGCAGCTCAGCGGGTCGTTGGTGAGCGCGCAGCGGTTGAGCAACGTGCCGGCGGCGATGGCCTGGATCGCACCGTCGACCTGGATATCGAAATAATTGGCCTCCAGCGACAGGCGCGGAATGAAGGACGGGCTGTAGACCGCGCCGAACACCCAGCTTTCCGACGTCTCGGCGTCCAGTTCCTCGTTCCCGCCGGTCACCACCGAGATTTGCGGGTTGGGCTGGGTGGCCCCAGTGGCCGGCACGCCCTGCAGGATGCAGTTGCTCCGCACGGTGGCGTTGTTGTTGAAATTCTGGCCCGTGGTCGTGCTCGTCGCGCAGGGATCGGCGACCTCTTGGTCGAAGCGTGACGGCGTGCCGAACAATTCGCCGATGCTCGGCGCACGGAAGCCCTCCGCCCAGCTGCCGCGGAACAGCAGGTCCTCGATCGGCTTCCAGTTGACGCTCGCCTTGAAGGTCGCGTTGGAGCCGGAGGTCGAATAGTCCGAAAAACGCGCGGCGAGCTGGACGTCGAGCTGGTCGAAGAAGGTCATGTCCTTGAGCAGCGGAATGCTGAGCTCGCCGTAAATCTCGTCCGAATTGATCGAACCGCTCGTCGGCAGCGCCGGAATGTCGGAGCCGAAGCCCTGTACGATGATCGGATCGGGATCGAACGAGCCCTTCACCGCGCGGTGCTCGTAGCCCAAGGCAACGCCGAGCGGCCCGGCCGGCAGGCTGAACAGCGACCCCGAAATGTTCGCGCTGAAGTCCCACAGGCGCTGCTTGCTGCGGTCGCGCTGGATGAAGCCGATATAATCGTACATTTCCGGCGTGATCGAGCCGACGCCGCCGAACAGGTTCAGCGGCACGCAGCCGTCGGTGGCGCCGGTGCAGGCCGCGACCGGCCCGAGCGCGCGCCGCACGCGATCGGCATTGACGTTTCCGAACACGGTCTGGTTGGCCTTGTTCTCGCCCCAGACGGCGTTGACGTCCCAGTAGAGCGTGTCCTCGTGGACGTTGAACGAACCGTTGAGCGTGGCCGTCGCGTAATAGGTCTCGACCTTCTGGTCGTAGCGGCGCGGACCGCCCTCGATGACACGGCGGAAGATGCCGTCATAATTGACGCCCGCGACCAGGGTCTCGCCGAACGGGTTGAACGGATTGCTCGCATCGACCGTGATGAAGTCGAGCAGATTGCCATTGCCGACCGCCGGGCCGATGCCGAGCGGCAGCGGCGCCGCCTGGTTGCTCGAATTGCGCCGGTTGTAGATGCCCTTCAAGGTGAAGGTCGTGACCGGACTCAGTTCCTGGGTCAGCGTGACGAAGCCGCCATATCGCTCGATGGGCACCTGGATGAAGTTGAACGGCGCGAAATTGAACCGGTCGGCATCGCCGAATGCCTTGAAATCGCTGTTCGGACCGGTTGGATCGGCCGGATCGAAGCGCGGGCGGCCGCTGACCGGGCCCTTCAGCGTCAGATTCTCGCCGAGCACGATGAAGCGCCCGAGCGGGGTGAACGAACTGCACCCGCCGGCCAGGCACGAAGTCGCCCCCGGCGTCGGGAATTGGGAAATATCGCGATCGGCGGCGCTCACTCCCTCCTGCTTCACATAATTGCCGCCGATGACGATCTGGGTCGGGCCGCTGTCGCCATTGCCCCAGCTCAGCTGGTAGTTCTGGGTCTCGCCGTCGCCCTCGCTGATATATTGGCCATATTGGGCCGAGGCGCGGAAGCCGTCCTGGCCGCGCTTGGTGATGATGTTGACGACACCGGCGATCGCGTCCGAGCCGTAGATCGAGGACGCGCCATCCTGCAGCACCTCGATCCGCTCGATCATCGATTCGGGAATGGAGTTGAGGTCGGTCGAGCCGGGCACGCCGCTGGCCGACGAGGCGTTGACGAACCTCAGGCCGTCGACCAGCACCAGCACGCGCTTCGAGCCGAGATAGCGCAGGTCGACTTCGGCCGCACCGGCGCCGACGCCGCCGCCGTCGGGCGGGTTGCCGAAATTGCCGCTGTTGTTGAACTTGCTGTTGAGCGCGCCGCCCGAACTGGGAATACGCTGCAGGACCTCGGCCACCGACACGAGGCCGGTGCGGTCGATATCGGCGCGGTCGACGAACACGACCGGCGCCGGCTGATCGAGCGGGTCGCGGCGAATGCGCGAGCCGGTGATGACGATGGGGCCGCTATCCTGCTGCTGGGCACCGGGACCGGCGCCGGTGGTGGGCGGCTGATCGGGGACGGTCGACTGGGCCGAAGCCGGCGATGTCGTTCCAAGCAGTCCCGCTGCCAGTGCCAGACCCGCACAGCCCAAACGAAAGTTGTTCTTCCGATGCAGCATGGTCACCTCCCCGTTCGATGTCGTTTTCGCTGACGCAAACCCGCCGCATCTCCGGCTTACTCAAGTAAAACACGGGACGGGCAGGCCGGCGAAGCGAAATCAACTTTTAGGAACGGGACCGCACCATTTCGGCAACGTGTGTTGCATGTGCGTGACACCGGCAGGCGACTGGCCCGGCCGGCCGCAGATCAATCGTGCGGAAGCGATGGCCGGCCGAGGAGGAGCGCGCGGACGACGGCCCAGACACCCACCGCCAGCATCGCCGCCAGCACGATCGCGTAGAAGCCGGCGCTCGCCTTGGGCGGGCCGTAGAGGAGGTGATCGAGGGTCGGCACCAGCAGGCCGAGCGTCAGGCCACAGAAGAGGCCCCAGGCGGCGGCGAGCGGTGCCGTCCCGGCCCGCGGTGCGATCGCTGCCGCCCCCAGCATCGCCACGGCGACGAGCAATTCATCAAACGCCAGCGGCACCAGCCGCGCCTGCCCCCACCAGCGCGCGACTTCGCCGAGCGCCAACAGGAGGGCGACGATCACCGTCAGAACGCGGAGGCTTCGCATCCCCTGCCCTCACTCGCCGACGGCGGGGAGGCTGAGATAATGGAGCCGCCGCACCTCGCGGCGGCCGCGCACAACCGTGTCGAGGATCAGGCCGGCGATGAAGCTCAACGCCGCCACGATGATGAGGCCGGTGGCAAGGAGCGCCGTCGGCAAGCGCGGCACCAGCCCGGTCTCGACATAAGTGATCGCCAGCGGCACCGCGAGCACCACTGCCAGCGCGGCGAGGAAGGCGGCGATGCCGCCGTAGAACAGCACCGGGCGCTCGATCCGGAACAGGTGCAGGATCGTCTTCATGATCCGCCAGCCGTCGCGATAGGTGGAGAGCTTCGAGACCGAGCCTTCGGGGCGCGCGCCATAGGCCGTCACGACTTCGCCGACCGGCATCGCCAGTTCGAGCGCGTGGACCGAAATCTCGGTCTCGGTCTCGAAGCCGCCGGATAGAGCCGGGAAGCTCTTCACGAAGCGGCGCGAAAAGACGCGATAGCCCGAGAAGATGTCGCTGAAGCTGCGGCCGAACAGGCGCGCAAGCAGGCCGGTGAAGAGCCGGTTGCCGAGGCGGTGGCCGCGCCGATAGGCTTCTTCGACTTCCGACTTGCGGGCGCCGACGACCATGTCGAGCCGCTCGTCGATCAGGCGCGCGATCAAGGTCGGTGCGGCCGAGGCGTCATAGGTCGAATCGCCGTCGGCCATGACGTAGATGTCGGCTTCGACGTCGGCGAACATGCGGCGGACGACATGGCCCTTGCCCTGCATGCGTTCGCACCGGACGATCGCGCCTGCCGCCGCGGCGACCTCGGTCGTGCGGTCGGCGCTGTTATTGTCGTAGACGTAGATGGCGGCGTCGGGGAGCGCGGCGCGGAAACCCGCGACCGTCTGCGCGATCGCCGCTTCCTCATTGTAGCAGGGCAGCAGGACCGCGATGCGGAGCCCGTCAGTCTCGTTCAGCAACATTCGCCCCCAATAGCCCGCTCCCCCCGCCGGGGAGAGGCTTGCCTAACCCGAACGCGCGTCTTTGGCGAGCCCAGGCGAGGCACGGGAGGGCGACGGATCCGGCTTAGTCCCGCCGGCGCCGTTGCCCTCCCGTCACGTTCGCTTACTTCTTGGCAGGCGCCTTCTTGGCGGCCGGCTTCTTGGCCGGCTTGGCCTCGGCGGCCGGAGCCTCTTCCTTGGCGGCCTTCTTCGGAGCGGCCTTCTTGGCAGCCGGCTTCGCTTCGGCCTTTTCAGCCTTGTCCTCGGCCTTCGCGTCCGCCTTCTTGGCGGCCGGCTTCTTGGCCTTCGGCTTGGCGTCGTGGCTGTGGTCGTGGCCGCAATCCGGGCCGTGGACATGGCCTTCCTCGGCCTCGATCTCGTGCTCCAGCTCCTCGCGGGTCACGGTGCGGTCGGTGATCTCGGCCTTGTCGAACAGGAAGTCGACGACCTTGTCCTCGAACAAAGGCGCGCGGAGCTGCGCGGCCGCCATCGGCTCCTGGCGGACATATTGGACGAAACGCTCGCGATCGGCCGGGCGGTACTGCTGCGCCGCCTGCATGATCAGCTGGTTCATCTCCTGGTTGCTCACCTCGACGCCGTTGGTCGAGCCGATCTCCGACAGGAGCAGGCCGAGGCGGACGCGGCGCTCGGCGATCTTGCGGTAATCCTCGCGCTCGGCTTCCATTTCCTTGCGTGCGGCTTCCGGATCGGCCTCGTGGCTCGCTTCATGCTCGAGCTGCGCCCAGATCTGGTTGAACTCGGCCTCGACCATCGACGGCGGGACCTCGAAATCGTGGGTCTCGGCGAGCTGGTCGAGCAGCTTGCGCTTCATGTGGGTGCGGGTGAGGCCGTTCAGCTCCTGCTCGGTCTGGCCCTTCAGCAGCCCGCGCAGCTGGTCGATGCCTTCCAGGCCCATCGCCTTGGCGAAGGCGTCGTCGGCCTTGGCCTCGCGCGGCTGCTGCACTTCGGTGACGGTGACGTCGAACGTGGCCGGCTTACCCTTCAGGTAGTCGACGTTGTAATCCTCGGGGAAGGTGACGTTGAGCGTGCGCTGCTCGTTCGCCTTCACGCCGACCAGCTGGTCCTCGAAGCCCGGGATCAGGCGGCCCGAGCCCAATTCGACCGACATGCCCTCGCCGGTGCCGCCCTCGAAGGCTTCGCCGTCGACCTTGCCGACATAGTCCATGATCACGAGGTCGCCGGTCTTGGCGGCATATTTGGCCGGAGCCGGATCGAAGCTCTTCTGGCCCTGGACCATGCGATCCAGCGCGGCGTCGACCGCGGCGTCGTCAGCCTCGACGGTCAGCCGCTCGAGCTTCAGCCCGTCGATCTTGGGGGTGCCGACGTCGGGGAGCGTCTCGAGCTCGACCGTGACGACGGCGTCCTTGCCGGGCTCGTGGCCGGCCTCGAGCGCCACTGCCGGCTGCATCGCCGGACGGAGCTTCTTGTCGGCGAGGAGCTTCTGGACGCCTTCCTGGACGGCCGTCTCGAGCGCCTGCTGCTGCAGCGCCTCGCCGTGCATCTTGCGGACGAGATTGGCGGGAACCTTGCCGGGGCGGAAGCCGGGCATGCGGATCTGCGGGGCGACCTTCTTGATCTCGCCGTCGACGCGAGCGTCGATGTCCTTCGCCGGAATGGTGATCTTGTAGGCGCGCTTCAGGCCCTCGTTCAACGTCTCGACAGTCTGCATTTCAGCTCGAACCTTCGCTTCAGGAAATTCGTGTTAGCGGCACTTCGTCCTTGCGGGACGAAGCTGGTGCGGGCGAAGGGACTCGAACCCCCACATCTTGCGATACTTGGACCTAAACCAAGCGCGTCTACCAGTTCCGCCACGCCCGCCGGGCCGCCGGTCGCGCGGGTCTATAGCAGGGTGACGGCCGAGGGCAAGCGCATTGCCAGCGAGCGTGCGGGTACGGGGCGCGGCGGCCGCGGAAACCGGTTGTCCCCGCCCCGTCCCAGACCGGGGCACGCGCTCCGCGCCCCTTGCGCGCGGCCGCTGCAACTGAAAAGCATGCTCGCATGTTGAGGCCAGCGGAGGACTTCATGCGAAACCTGACGATCGCGATCGCGCTGGCCTGCAGCCTTGCCGCAACCGCCCAGGCCGCAGCGCCGCAGCGGCCGGAACCTTT
This portion of the Sphingomonas sp. LY54 genome encodes:
- a CDS encoding heavy metal-binding domain-containing protein gives rise to the protein MKIIHSVILAAILTTGAASTAVAKDKPAKAFVIVNEDVGVPVFPYDITDRPYTVVGEVKAGVRKATVFSKEASQEKIYRELWERAEKLDADAVINAKYGDSHVSAFSWGKTNATGTAVKFTGPATTPAAETPAPAQPQTEQ
- a CDS encoding NUDIX domain-containing protein; protein product: MLKAVRQVLHWGVRWLHRGRRLVWSVTRPETAGVHAVALTPAGNVVLVTLSYARGWRLPGGGLKRGEDPREAVLRELREEIGLTAHGAVELVTAFDHYPDFKKDRSSLFVVRDVHYAPRWSLEVAEVREFPLGELPQDLSRVTRRLLREASPLL
- a CDS encoding TonB-dependent receptor, producing MLHRKNNFRLGCAGLALAAGLLGTTSPASAQSTVPDQPPTTGAGPGAQQQDSGPIVITGSRIRRDPLDQPAPVVFVDRADIDRTGLVSVAEVLQRIPSSGGALNSKFNNSGNFGNPPDGGGVGAGAAEVDLRYLGSKRVLVLVDGLRFVNASSASGVPGSTDLNSIPESMIERIEVLQDGASSIYGSDAIAGVVNIITKRGQDGFRASAQYGQYISEGDGETQNYQLSWGNGDSGPTQIVIGGNYVKQEGVSAADRDISQFPTPGATSCLAGGCSSFTPLGRFIVLGENLTLKGPVSGRPRFDPADPTGPNSDFKAFGDADRFNFAPFNFIQVPIERYGGFVTLTQELSPVTTFTLKGIYNRRNSSNQAAPLPLGIGPAVGNGNLLDFITVDASNPFNPFGETLVAGVNYDGIFRRVIEGGPRRYDQKVETYYATATLNGSFNVHEDTLYWDVNAVWGENKANQTVFGNVNADRVRRALGPVAACTGATDGCVPLNLFGGVGSITPEMYDYIGFIQRDRSKQRLWDFSANISGSLFSLPAGPLGVALGYEHRAVKGSFDPDPIIVQGFGSDIPALPTSGSINSDEIYGELSIPLLKDMTFFDQLDVQLAARFSDYSTSGSNATFKASVNWKPIEDLLFRGSWAEGFRAPSIGELFGTPSRFDQEVADPCATSTTTGQNFNNNATVRSNCILQGVPATGATQPNPQISVVTGGNEELDAETSESWVFGAVYSPSFIPRLSLEANYFDIQVDGAIQAIAAGTLLNRCALTNDPLSCAAISRTGSGSVSQISGLLQNIAGIETNGLDVTLNYRTPETGAGTFGLFWTNTFLFNYTVIVPATEGVTEIEREGTEQGSPDQAFPKYKATGIFDWTLGDFGASLTGRYISSVKESEADDNKLGSRFYTDIQLRWTPGFWGERFGVAVGVNNLFDKDPPPCISCGLNNMDPTTYDVPGQFGYVRVSVKM
- a CDS encoding glycosyltransferase family 2 protein, whose protein sequence is MLLNETDGLRIAVLLPCYNEEAAIAQTVAGFRAALPDAAIYVYDNNSADRTTEVAAAAGAIVRCERMQGKGHVVRRMFADVEADIYVMADGDSTYDASAAPTLIARLIDERLDMVVGARKSEVEEAYRRGHRLGNRLFTGLLARLFGRSFSDIFSGYRVFSRRFVKSFPALSGGFETETEISVHALELAMPVGEVVTAYGARPEGSVSKLSTYRDGWRIMKTILHLFRIERPVLFYGGIAAFLAALAVVLAVPLAITYVETGLVPRLPTALLATGLIIVAALSFIAGLILDTVVRGRREVRRLHYLSLPAVGE
- the tig gene encoding trigger factor; amino-acid sequence: MQTVETLNEGLKRAYKITIPAKDIDARVDGEIKKVAPQIRMPGFRPGKVPANLVRKMHGEALQQQALETAVQEGVQKLLADKKLRPAMQPAVALEAGHEPGKDAVVTVELETLPDVGTPKIDGLKLERLTVEADDAAVDAALDRMVQGQKSFDPAPAKYAAKTGDLVIMDYVGKVDGEAFEGGTGEGMSVELGSGRLIPGFEDQLVGVKANEQRTLNVTFPEDYNVDYLKGKPATFDVTVTEVQQPREAKADDAFAKAMGLEGIDQLRGLLKGQTEQELNGLTRTHMKRKLLDQLAETHDFEVPPSMVEAEFNQIWAQLEHEASHEADPEAARKEMEAEREDYRKIAERRVRLGLLLSEIGSTNGVEVSNQEMNQLIMQAAQQYRPADRERFVQYVRQEPMAAAQLRAPLFEDKVVDFLFDKAEITDRTVTREELEHEIEAEEGHVHGPDCGHDHSHDAKPKAKKPAAKKADAKAEDKAEKAEAKPAAKKAAPKKAAKEEAPAAEAKPAKKPAAKKAPAKK